Proteins encoded together in one Waddliaceae bacterium window:
- a CDS encoding type III secretion system chaperone, which produces MGVHSNIKEVVGSFSSEIGVEAPNFNDNGICYITIDDCVITLEASELDNKLYISAVVCEGDSVHNESVLKAALAGNMFWIETRGATLMYDEATNRIFMCYNENPETLDLESFKNILGNFVECAKEWTEKLQEATKV; this is translated from the coding sequence ATGGGAGTACATAGTAATATCAAAGAAGTTGTAGGAAGCTTTTCGTCGGAGATAGGAGTAGAAGCTCCGAACTTCAACGACAATGGTATATGCTATATAACCATCGACGACTGTGTTATTACGCTCGAGGCTTCTGAATTAGATAACAAGTTGTACATTTCGGCGGTAGTATGCGAAGGCGATAGCGTCCATAATGAAAGCGTTCTAAAAGCGGCGCTCGCCGGAAACATGTTCTGGATAGAAACCAGAGGCGCCACTCTTATGTACGACGAAGCTACCAACAGAATTTTTATGTGCTATAATGAAAATCCCGAAACCTTGGATTTAGAAAGCTTCAAAAACATCCTTGGAAATTTTGTAGAATGCGCTAAAGAATGGACTGAAAAGTTACAAGAAGCCACAAAGGTGTAA